GGGCTGGCTTATGGAGTGcttaaatttgtacatgtagctcatttGGACTAGTTAAAGTGCACTGGTTTAAATATAAATTCTAATGCAAAAGCATATTGGGTAATTCTGCCACCAGGTTTATGGGTATAAAGGAAACCACGGTGCCCATATTAAACTATCCTAACAACCAACCTCACAGAGTTGCATTATTCCATAtagctttaaaggagaagaaaactttaataGTGTCAAGAACCTTCACTTTACATGAGagtttttaaacatgtacatgtacattttacaaagTAAAACTTTTCAGTATTCCTAGTTCTgcatatatttctgtttttcaaaattaaGAATTGTGTGTGCTTGTAGGGTGTTCTGCATTTATGCATTTTGTATGGATAAATATTTCTTCTGTGACCTGTTGAGCTTCCAGATATATATTActtgtatttgtgtacatgtatgttaagacAACAGACAAATGTCTCTTAACAGTATAATTGTCTCTATCCACATTTTGTCTTTCATTATTAAAAGGGGATGTGTTCCAAAGGCTACGATGCCTTCTTGTAACCCTTTGCTGTTGCTAAGCAAAGAGATCTTGCTACTGGCATGATGTGAAAAGGAATGTTGTCAGGCATCCAGGTAATGTTGTAAGAGTAGCTATAAGCCTGGTCTTCTGGAAAGGCATACTGGTCACACCAGTACCAGTTTTCAACACAAAGAATtatggtggtacatgtatatctatagcctaattcctcaaccttttcgcatgtgagAGAGGAACTcccagtgcaatttatgcacattttgaatttgattttagagacaaaactgcattggttagattggccaatttcagggcttcaccaaaagCATCACTTtatctgcacagaataatgcgtTCAGAatgtgcaaacatgtgaaaaggtccAAGAAATACAGCGTATGTGTTGTACAGACTATATACAAAGGATTTTGTAAGGAAtacaatttacaaaaaacaacaaaacagcagCTGTTCACAAATCCATGTTAGGAAGATGATAAAATTATCATCAAAATCACATCCCTTGGAAGGTCAAGACTAGTTTCTTTGTATGTCCTTGTAACATGTAATAAAGTCATTATTTCCACGTTTTTTGTGCCCATAACTCCAACGACATCGCTGCTGTCCTGAAGGAACTGCCTTGCATTTGCAGAGAGCGTATTGGTAGTAACAGAGGGAAGCTGGGGACATGCTGTCCCATATACAAGCATCTTTCACACGCTTAGCTGTTTTGCTGCAACCGTAGCATTGTTTAACCTGGAAAGTAATAGTCAAAACAGGTTAAGGACACCAAAGGCTAGATCAGTTACAAACTCTGCTTAGCAGTGATCAGTATGTACAGAATATCATCTTTCAAAAATGTGCGAAATAACTAGAAACAGTATTTAATGGagatgattttaaattttactgCCATTTTATATTTGAGGCAAAACTGATGTTGGAGGTAAACCTATGCCTTGTAGGCAAGATAGTGAAGCAAATATATGGACAAAAATAGAGTTATGTAATGAAAGCAAAACTTATCCACACCCTTAACATCTACCTCAGAATTGCTTAAACGGATATTGTATGTGAACGATCAAGATATGACATAAGATCCCGTTCTACTTTGTACATTACCGATACCAAAAAATGGAGATGCATATCATATTGAACTtctgaaatattaaatttcacACTAACCTTACACTTGCCACAGTACTTTTTATATCCACCTCTTATCAAGCGCCTTTGTCGTATGGGAATCCCTTTCCACTTTTGTACCCAACCACATGAAGATATTGCTAGTTTTCTGCCTGACACAAAacctgtaaagaaaaaaattacaatacatGAAGGAATGCGTGAATGAATGCGTGAATGAATGtgtgaatgaatgcttgga
Above is a window of Liolophura sinensis isolate JHLJ2023 chromosome 7, CUHK_Ljap_v2, whole genome shotgun sequence DNA encoding:
- the LOC135471167 gene encoding tissue inhibitor of metalloproteinase-like, which produces MVGQQLFRYFICLTLFFIGLLRQSSGCSCVIAHPQDMFCKSDFAIRFVVNSSETMDQDHFMYHISQTVVYKNTLEFEKVQSKHVLHTAGYDSMCGVKLKSGEKYFATGFVSGRKLAISSCGWVQKWKGIPIRQRRLIRGGYKKYCGKCKVKQCYGCSKTAKRVKDACIWDSMSPASLCYYQYALCKCKAVPSGQQRCRWSYGHKKRGNNDFITCYKDIQRN